In a genomic window of Periophthalmus magnuspinnatus isolate fPerMag1 chromosome 3, fPerMag1.2.pri, whole genome shotgun sequence:
- the dennd5a gene encoding DENN domain-containing protein 5A isoform X1 — MLCMPKGLSFRTQVDTREPQFHSFIITREDGSRTYGFALTFFEEVTSKQICSAMQTLYHMHNAEQYDILHTPMSPKPPKGLEEPRQRPILQAAPAISRLQRFNSYDISRDTLFVSKCICLITPMAFAQACRKVLEQLYQAVSSPQPPPLPLESYVFNILYEVPLPPSGRSLKFSGVYGPVVCQRPSTSELPLFDFGIGEVFELLGVENVLQLFTCALLEMQILLYSQHYQRLMTVAESITALMFPFQWQHVYVPILPASLLHFLDAPVPYLMGLHSNGQDDRTKLELPQEANLCFVDIDNHFIELPEELPQFPNKLEFIQEISEILMSFGISPEGCPHSSDSQPKYRGLRSVDVVSDKRNGNLASPLNSFLLRENETIARLQALVKRTGVSLDKLEVREDASGIRDARAQCDEEELKMHQLNIHVREVFANRFTQMFADYEVFVIQPSQDKESWFTNRDQMQNFDKASFLSDQPEPYLPFLSRFLETQMFASFIDSKILCHDDEEKEHTLRVFDSRVDKIRMLNVRTPTLRTSMYQKCTNIEEAEKAIEMRVHKIDHTALHPHLLDMKIGQGRYEQGFFPRLQSDVLSSGPTTNKWTKRSAPAQWRRRDRQKQHAEHLYLDNDQREKYIQEARNLGTTIRQPKLSNLSPSVIAQTNWKFVEGLLKECRNKTKRMLVEKMGREAVELGHGEVSITGVEENTLIASLCDLLERIWSHGLQVKQGKSALWSHLLHYQESKEKSATPGGLGPSGFIHDTERRKSDGGVSAMPPLKISLIQDMRHIQNISEIKTDVGKARAWVRLSMEKKLLSRHLKQLLSDHELTKKLYKRYAFLRCDDEKEQFLYHLLSFNAVDYFCFTNVFTTIMIPYHVVVISSKKLSGSMFTANPWVCVSGELAETGVLQVPRNTLEITFECQNLGKLTTVQMGHDNSGLYAKWLVECVLVRNEITGHTYKFPCGRWLGKGVDDGSLERILVGELMTPSTENDERLCRTPPMQQSPGMMRRFVTISPNSKPKLNTGQIQEGVGEAINGIVKHFHKPEKERGSLTLLLCGEYGLVWALEQVFQHGFKSPRLFKNVFIWDFLEKSQVYFESAEQREVNPDENWQSRVRHFCHFMRAINSTPRNIGKDGKFQMLVCLGARDHLLHHWIALLADCPITTQMYEDTALIKDRTLVNSLIRVLQTLQEFNITLEASLVKGVGI; from the exons ATG CTCTGTATGCCAAAGGGTTTGTCATTCAGGACACAGGTAGACACTCGAGAGCCCCAGTTTCACTCGTTTATCATCACCAGAGAGGATGGCTCTCGGACCTATGGCTTTGCCCTCACCTTCTTTGAGGAGGTGACCAGCAAACAAATCTGCAGTGCAATGCAGACACTTTACCACATGCACAATGCAGAGCAGTATGACATCTTGCACACTCCCATGTCTCCCAAACCTCCTAAAGGACTGGAGGAGCCGCGGCAGAGGCCTATTCTGCAGGCTGCCCCTGCCATCTCCCGCCTGCAGCGCTTCAACTCCTACGACATCAGCCGTGACACACTGTTCGTTTCCAAATGCATATGTCTAATAACGCCAATGGCTTTTGCCCAGGCCTGTAGGAAGGTGCTAGAGCAGCTGTACCAGGCTGTGTCCTCTCCGCAGCCACCACCTCTGCCTTTAGAAAGCTACGTCTTCAACATCCTCTATGAGGTGCCTCTGCCTCCATCTGGACGCTCACTGAAATTTTCAGGGGTATATGGGCCTGTGGTGTGTCAGCGCCCCAGCACCTCTGAGCTGCCCCTGTTTGACTTTGGCATTGGGGAGGTGTTTGAGCTGCTGGGAGTGGAGAACGTACTTCAGCTCTTCACGTGTGCACTGCTGGAGATGCAAATACTGCTTTACTCACAGC attaCCAGAGACTGATGACTGTGGCAGAAAGCATCACAGCCTTAATGTTCCCCTTCCAGTGGCAGCACGTTTATGTTCCCATTTTGCCTGCCTCACTCCTCCACTTTTTGGATGCACCTGTGCCGTATCTGATGGGTCTGCATTCCAACGGACAGGACGACCGCACTAAACTTGAGCTGCCTCAAGAG GCTAATTTATGTTTTGTCGACATTGACAACCACTTCATCGAACTACCGGAGGAGCTACCTCAGTTTCCCAACAAACTGGAGTTTATCCAAGAGATTTCTGAGATCCTTATGTCGTTTGGCATTTCTCCAGAGGGCTGTCCACACTCCAGCGACAGCCAGCCCAAATACAGGGGCCTTCGCTCTGTAGATGTCGTTTCAGACAAGCGCAATGGCAACTTGGCATCACCACTCAACTCCTTCCTGCTGAGAGAGAATGAAACTATCGCTCGGCTTCAGGCGCTTGTGAAGAGAACAGGAGTCAGCCTGGACAAG CTGGAGGTTCGTGAGGATGCCAGTGGGATCAGAGATGCTCGTGCTCAGTGTGATGAGGAGGAACTGAAGATGCATCAGCTCAACATTCATGTCCGGGAAGTCTTCGCCAACCGTTTCACTCAGATGTTTGCAGACTACGAGGTGTTTGTCATCCAGCCAAGCCAAGACAAGGAGTCCTGGTTCACCAACCGGGATCAGATGCAGAACTTTGACAAg GCCTCCTTCCTCTCAGACCAACCAGAGCCATACCTTCCCTTCTTGTCCCGATTCCTTGAGACACAGATGTTTGCATCATTCATCGACAGTAAAATCCTCTGTCACGATGATGAGGAGAAAGAGCACACATTGAGGGTGTTTGACTCGCGGGTTGATAAAATACGCATGTTAAACGTCCGCACGCCCACTCTACGCACTTCCATGTACCAGAAATGCACCAACATTGAAGAAGCAG AAAAAGCCATTGAAATGAGAGTCCACAAGATTGACCACACAGCGCTGCACCCACATCTGCTCGACATGAAGATCGGACAGGGTCGATATGAGCAGGGCTTCTTCCCTCGACTCCAGTCTGATGTGCTCTCCTCTGGGCCCACCACCAACAA GTGGACGAAGAGGAGCGCCCCTGCCCAGTGGAGGAGAAGAGATCGACAGAAGCAGCACGCAGAGCACCTGTATTTAGATAATGACCAGAGAGAG AAATATATTCAAGAAGCTCGAAATCTGGGCACTACCATCAGACAGCCCAAACTGTCCAACTTGTCGCCTTCTGTCATTGCTCAGACAAACTGGAAATTTGTTGAAGGTTTACTAAAGGAGTGCAGGAACAag ACTAAACGCATGTTGGTTGAGAAAATGGGGCGAGAAGCAGTGGAGTTGGGTCACGGAGAGGTTAGCATCACAGGGGTGGAGGAGAACACCCTGATTGCCAGTCTGTGCGACCTGTTGGAGAGAATCTGGAGCCATGGGCTGCAGGTTAAACAG GGCAAGTCTGCCTTGTGGTCCCACCTGCTGCACTATCAGGAGAGCAAAGAGAAGAGCGCGACTCCAGGAGGTTTGGGGCCCTCAGGTTTTATCCATGACACAGAGAGGCGTAAATCTGATGGAGGAGTGTCAGCCATGCCACCCCTGAAAATATCTCTCATTCAGGACATGAG GCACATTCAGAACATCAGTGAAATCAAGACGGATGTGGGAAAAGCCCGGGCCTGGGTTCGCCTCTCAATGGAGAAGAAATTACTTTCCAGACACCTAAAACAACTGCTTTCAGATCATGAGCTCACTAA gAAACTATACAAACGCTATGCCTTCCTGCGTTGTGACGATGAGAAAGAGCAGTTTCTTTATCACCTTCTCTCCTTCAATGCAGTGGACTACTTCTGTTTCACCAATGTCTTTACCACAATCA TGATCCCATACCATGTTGTGGTCATCTCCAGTAAGAAGTTGAGTGGGTCAATGTTCACAGCTAACCCCTGGGTGTGCGTCTCTGGTGAACTGGCTGAGACCGGTGTTTTGCAGGTCCCCAGGAATACATTGGAAATAACTTTTGAG TGTCAGAATCTGGGAAAACTGACCACAGTGCAGATGGGTCACGATAACTCAGGGCTCTACGCTAAGTGGCTTGTGGAGTGTGTTTTGGTCCGCAATGAAATCACAGGACACACATACAA ATTTCCTTGTGGTCGGTGGTTGGGCAAAGGCGTGGATGATGGGAGTCTAGAGAGGATTCTTGTTGGAGAGCTTATGACCCCCAGCACTGAAAACGACGAAAGATTGTGCCGCACTCCTCCAATGCAACAGTCGCCTGGGATGATGAGGAGGTTTGTCACCATCTCGCCAAACAGTAAACCAA agctaaatacagggcagATCCAGGAGGGAGTCGGAGAAGCCATCAATGGGATTGTAAAGCATTTCCACAAGCCGGAAAAGGAG AGGGGCAGTTTAACTCTTCTATTGTGTGGAGAATATGGCCTTGTCTGGGCTCTGGAGCAAGTTTTTCAGCATGGATTCAAATCACCtcgtctatttaaaaatgtctttatctGGGACTTTTTAG AAAAATCCCAAGTTTATTTTGAAAGCGCCGAACAGAGAGAAGTGAATCCAGATGAAAACTGGCAGAGCAGAGTGCGCCACTTTTGTCACTTTATGCGTGCCATCAACAGCACCCCTAGAAATATTGGCAAAGATGGGAAGTTTCAAATGCTGGTCTGTCTTGGAGCCAG GGATCACTTGCTGCATCACTGGATTGCGTTGCTGGCAGACTGTCCGATCACCACTCAGATGTACGAGGACACTGCGCTGATCAAAGACCGGACATTGGTGAACTCTCTGATCAGAGTGCTTCAGACTCTGCAAGAGTTTAATATCACCCTGGAGGCATCTCTCGTCAAAGGTGTGGGTATCTAA
- the sinhcafl gene encoding SIN3-HDAC complex associated factor, like, translating to MFGFHKSKIYRSNDGCCICKTKSSSSRFTDSSRYEETFRLCFGLSEERVGDICNACVLLVKRWKKLPHGSKKNWSHVVDARAGPGFKMTKPKKMKNSDGKKKSKLKKLHKLKRQNSDAHSTTSSVSPAQSPSYSNQSDDGSDIESKQRRSSPSIYSFLDRSYWKRQKVCCGIVYKGRFGEVIIDPRLFKPCCSTKKQKTLVSTQVATHLPESLPPQLPENIKDTW from the exons ATGTTTGGCTTTCACAAGTCAAAGATATACCGGAGTAATGACGGCTGCTGCATCTGCAAGACCAAGTCTTCCAGCTCCCGCTTTACAGACAGCAGTCGTTATGAAGAAACCTTCAGGCTCTGCTTTGG gCTGTCAGAGGAGCGTGTTGGAGACATTTGCAATGCCTGTGTCTTACTGGTAAAAAGGTGGAAGAAATTACCTCATGGATCCAAGAAGAATTGGAGCCAT GTGGTTGATGCCAGGGCAGGGCCAggtttcaaaatgacaaaacccaagaagatgaagaacagtgatggaaagaaaaagagcaAATTAAAGAAGCTTCACAAGTTAAAACGACAAA ATTCTGATGCCCATAGCACTACATCTAGTGTGTCCCCAGCCCAGTCCCCCAGTTACAGCAACCAGTCGGATGATGGTTCAGATATCGAATCCAAACAAAGGAGGTCATCTCCGTCCATCTACTCCTTTTTGGATCGGTCATACTGGAAGCG GCAAAAGGTGTGCTGTGGGATAGTCTACAAAGGTCGCTTTGGAGAGGTCATCATTGATCCTCGTCTTTTCAAACCTTGTTGCAGTACCAAAAAGCAGAAGACGCTGGTATCCACACAGGTGGCCACACACCTCCCAGAGTCCCTTCCTCCGCAGCTACCAGAAAATATTAAAGACACCTGGTGA